The Hyphomonas sediminis genome contains the following window.
CGACAACCGGGGTGATCGCCTCAGCAGCCCGAACGAGCTGCTCATCTACCGACATGGAGAAGACTTGCGCGCCATCCGGACCGACAGGCCCGATCACGACATCGCCGACGCGCCACTGGAAGTCGCCGCCATTGCGCGCAGAAACCGTCCAGCCGGCGTTCAGCCTCGGGAAATAGGTCTCCCCTTCCGCCATCGTGCGGCTGAGGAAGATGGTGCCGTCAGCGCCGCGCACTTCCAGCCAGCCCTGACGGACCGTCACAATTTCGAGCGGAAGGTCGGCCGGCTTGGCCGCCTCGGTGCGCACATCCTCGAACAGGCTGTCGCGCGCGCCCGACACGGCGACGGGCGCTTCGCTCATCACCTCTTCAGCCGGGTCCTGGTTCATTACGAAATATGTCACCGCCGCAGCAGCAATGGCGGCCAGCAAAGCCCCGGTCACCGCGACCAGCGGCCAGTTGGTTGCCGGCTTCTGCAGCTGGCCCATTTTCGGCACGGGCGCAGCCGCCTTCACCTCATCCAGGCCGCCGCATTCGCGGGTATAGCGCTGGACAACTTCGGTTTCCGGCAGGCCCAGATAGCGGGCATAGGTCAGCAGATAGGCCTTCAGATAGCCCGGGGCTATATTTTGCACCTCCATCCGCTCGATCCCCATCAGGAAGTTCTCGCGGATGCGGGTTTCCTTGGCGATTTCGATCAGCTGGAGGCCCAGAACCTCGCGGACGCGGCGCAGCACCTGACCCATGCGAAGGGCTTCGCCTTCGTATTCGGAGGTGCGGAAAATCTCTTCGGCGCGA
Protein-coding sequences here:
- a CDS encoding helix-turn-helix domain-containing protein, giving the protein MAQHITPEPVEDGQKSEAAVTENGTERSNVTPFPARTGREGEGREGRLRAEEIFRTSEYEGEALRMGQVLRRVREVLGLQLIEIAKETRIRENFLMGIERMEVQNIAPGYLKAYLLTYARYLGLPETEVVQRYTRECGGLDEVKAAAPVPKMGQLQKPATNWPLVAVTGALLAAIAAAAVTYFVMNQDPAEEVMSEAPVAVSGARDSLFEDVRTEAAKPADLPLEIVTVRQGWLEVRGADGTIFLSRTMAEGETYFPRLNAGWTVSARNGGDFQWRVGDVVIGPVGPDGAQVFSMSVDEQLVRAAEAITPVVAANGPGGATP